From the Salmo trutta chromosome 30, fSalTru1.1, whole genome shotgun sequence genome, one window contains:
- the LOC115168848 gene encoding uncharacterized protein LOC115168848, with amino-acid sequence MVHYLLLQSQGQVPPHVTTEHMSNWLVSQGKKSLRERVWKETLEEGNDLARLAWEVNTCLKMMDIEHEAFCKLRRSMHSTSPADIDPKVHSIVERAVRNILGEQSNDPRSNLLSPSQVVVEVVPRLLLALWLQPEEGHSEHPMLISGMAVGMVAAVVEKLSSMLKDPSHHIPFSRAAAFDFVRSILGRISQSFSTDDLQSPLYMSSVCAFVADEVQSCFQPPAATLPVPPVLPVAVSTTQPADIQADPASSHLEVVDITPNTEADPACSHLEVVDITPKTEADPASSHLEVVDITPKTEADPASSHLEVQDITPKTEADPASSHLEVVDITPNTETDPASSHLEVVDITPNSEAEPISSLLGVVDVTPEERTLTMAVFTTLPANIQAEDVAVVILDVTPHVTKDVTLDVPCRARKGAVRRFFCRLWRAVCCCACYREEEEQY; translated from the exons ATGGTTCACTATCTGCTGCTCCAGAGTCAAGGCCAGGTCCCGCCACATGTCACCACGGAGCACATGAGCAACTGGCTGGTGTCTCAGGGCAAAAAATCCCTTAGGGAGAG GGTGTGGAAGGAAACCCTGGAGGAGGGAAATGACCTCGCTCGGCTG GCCTGGGAAGTAAACACTTGCCTAAAAATGATGGACATAGAGCACGAGGCTTTCTGCAAGCTCCGCCGCTCCATGCACTCCACCTCGCCAGCTGACAT CGATCCTAAAGTCCACAGCATCGTGGAGAGAGCTGTGAGGAACATTCTGGGCGAGCAGTCCAATGATCCCCGTAGCAACCTGCTCAGCCCATctcaggtggtggtggaggttgtGCCCAGGCTCCTCCTGGCCCTGTGGCTTCAGCCAGAGGAAGGCCATTCAGAGCACCCAATGCTAATAAGCGGGATGGCCGTGGGCATGGTGGCGGCCGTAGTGGAGAAGCTTTCCAGCATGTTAAAGGACCCTTCACATCACATCCCTTTCTCCAGGGCTGCTGCTTTTGACTTTGTGCGGTCGATCCTCGGGAGAATCAGTCAGTCCTTCTCCACGGATGACCTCCAGAGCCCTTTGTATATGAGCTCTGTCTGTGCCTTTGTGGCGGACGAGGTGCAGAGCTGCTTCCAGCCCCCTGCAGCCACCCTACCAGTCCCCCCTGTCCTCCCGGTGGCCGTCTCCACCACACAACCAGCTGACATCCAAGCAG ACCCGGCTTCTTCCCACCTGGAGGTTGTGGACATCACCCCTAATACAGAGGCAGACCCGGCTTGTTCCCACCTGGAGGTTGTGGATATCACCCCTAAGACAGAGGCAGACCCGGCATCTTCCCACCTGGAGGTTGTGGATATCACCCCTAAGACAGAGGCAGACCCGGCATCTTCCCACCTGGAGGTTCAAGACATCACCCCAAAAACAGAGGCAGACCCGGCTTCTTCCCACCTGGAGGTTGTGGACATCACCCCTAATACAGAGACAGATCCGGCTTCTTCCCACCTGGAGGTTGTGGACATCACCCCTAATTCAGAGGCAGAGCCCATCTCTTCCCTCTTGGGGGTTGTGGATGTCACACCTGAAGAAAGGACTCTCACGATGGCTGTCTTCACCACTCTGCCAGCGAACATCCAAGCAG AGGATGTTGCTGTGGTCATCCTGGATGTCACTCCACACGTCACCAAGGATGTGACACTGGATGTTCCATGCAGAGCTAGGAAAGGGGCAGTCCGGCGATTTTTTTGCAGGCTTTGGAGGGCAGTGTGCTGCTGCGCCTGctacagggaagaggaggaacAATATTAA
- the LOC115168990 gene encoding uncharacterized protein LOC115168990 has product MVHYLLLQSQGQVPPHVTTEHMSNWLVSQGKKSLRERVWKETLEEGNDLARLAWEVNTCLKMMDIEHEAFCKLRRSMHSTSPADIDPKVHSIVERAVRNILGEQSNDPRSNLLSPSQVVVEVVPRLLLALWLQPEEGHSEHPMLISGMAVGMVAAVVEKLSSMLKDPSHHIPFSRAAAFDSVRSILGRISQSFSTDDLQSPLYMSSVCAFVADEVQSCFQPPAATLPVPPVLPVAVSTTQPADIQADPASSHLEVVDITPNTEADPASSHLEVVDITPNSEAEPISSLLGVVDVTPEERTLTMAVFTTLPADIQAEDVAVVILDVTPHVTKDVTLDVPCRARKGAVRRFFCRLWRAVCCCACYREEEEQY; this is encoded by the exons ATGGTTCACTATCTGCTGCTCCAGAGTCAAGGCCAGGTCCCGCCACATGTCACCACGGAGCACATGAGCAACTGGCTGGTGTCTCAGGGCAAAAAATCCCTTAGGGAGAG GGTGTGGAAGGAAACCCTGGAGGAGGGAAATGACCTCGCTCGGCTG GCCTGGGAAGTAAACACTTGCCTAAAAATGATGGACATAGAGCACGAGGCTTTCTGCAAGCTCCGCCGCTCCATGCACTCCACCTCGCCAGCTGACAT CGATCCTAAAGTCCACAGCATCGTGGAGAGAGCTGTGAGGAACATTCTGGGCGAGCAGTCCAATGATCCCCGTAGCAACCTGCTCAGCCCATctcaggtggtggtggaggttgtGCCCAGGCTCCTCCTGGCCCTGTGGCTTCAGCCAGAGGAAGGCCATTCAGAGCACCCAATGCTAATAAGCGGGATGGCCGTGGGCATGGTGGCGGCCGTAGTGGAGAAGCTTTCCAGCATGTTAAAGGACCCTTCACATCACATCCCTTTCTCCAGGGCTGCTGCTTTTGACTCTGTGCGGTCGATCCTCGGGAGAATCAGTCAGTCCTTCTCCACGGATGACCTCCAGAGCCCTTTGTATATGAGCTCTGTCTGTGCCTTTGTGGCGGACGAGGTGCAGAGCTGCTTCCAGCCCCCTGCAGCCACCCTACCAGTCCCCCCTGTCCTCCCGGTGGCCGTCTCCACCACACAACCAGCTGACATCCAAGCAG ACCCGGCTTCTTCCCACCTGGAGGTTGTGGACATCACCCCTAATACAGAGGCAGACCCGGCTTCTTCCCACCTGGAGGTTGTGGACATCACCCCTAATTCAGAGGCAGAGCCCATCTCTTCCCTCTTGGGGGTTGTGGATGTCACACCTGAAGAAAGGACTCTCACGATGGCTGTCTTCACCACTCTGCCAGCTGACATCCAAGCAG AGGATGTTGCTGTGGTCATCCTGGATGTCACTCCACACGTCACCAAGGATGTGACACTGGATGTTCCATGCAGAGCTAGGAAAGGGGCAGTCCGGCGATTTTTTTGCAGGCTTTGGAGGGCAGTGTGCTGCTGCGCCTGctacagggaagaggaggaacAATATTAA